TCTTGAATTTGCCGGTCAGGGTTTGTCCTTCTTGCTCGACTTCCGCGATATTTCCCGCCGCCAATTGTTCGCGGAAGAAAGAGAAGTCGATTTTCGAACGCCCGTTGCCGTACTGACTGAACAACACGACCGCCGCCACGACCAACAGAATCAGCACCAGCCACACGGTCGATGGGCTCATGCGCGGACGAGGCGGTCCGCCGGCGCCGCCGGGGCCGGGCACTCCACCGCCGGGAAGACGCCCACCGGGAAAATTGCCGTCGGGCAATTTCTCGGGCGGCACTCCACCGCCCGGCGGCGAAATGTCGGGACCAGGCGGAACGCCCGACCCTTCAGGCGGAATCCCGTTGCCGGGCAAGTGCGTAGCCATTCAGATCCTTCGCAAGTGTACAGATTCTGGCCGGACGGCCCCTCGCCAAGCGAAAAAGGCCCGGCGACGCGGCGGTCCCGCTTCCACTATCCAATGCAATTATACCGCCTGCGCGGTGTTCCTACGATGCGGGCCAGCTTTTGGTAGTAGTACGCTTTGCCGTAGGTCAGTCTTTCTAGGCTGACGAAGTCCGAGGAATGTCAGGCTGGAAAGCCTGACCTACCTGAAAACGTCATTTTCCGCTTGCTGTCGTTGAAGACACCGGCTGGCCATCCCGAAACACCGTTGCGTCGATCGGCTCGCCATTCTCCTTCCAGCGGGTTCGCTTGCCGTCGAGCATGCCGTTTTTGTACAAGGCGACTTCCAACGGCTTTTCATCGCGATACCAGAGCGACTGCTGGCCGTCGAGCTTTCCGGCCACATAATGGGTCTCGAGCTTCTTGTTGCCGTTGGAATACCATTCGATTACGGTGCCATCGTATTCGCCGTCTTTATATTCTTCCTGCTTAACCGGCTGGTTCTTTCCACCGGAATCGTAGGAGACCCATTTTCCGTCGCGTTTGCCGGCTTGATAACTTTCGTCGCGCTCCTTGCTGCCATCGTCGTGAAAGAGGGTCCAGGCGCCGTCGAGCTTGCCATCGCGGTAGTTTTCAGTTTTGACCGGCTTGCCGTTGCTGGCCCAAAACTTCCACGGGCCTTGCTTCTTCCCCTCGACGTAGCGCCCTTGGACGAACTTCGTGCCATGGGGATAATATTCGACGTGCTCGCCGTCGTAAACTTTCGAGCCGTCGCTGAAGAGCTTGATTTCCCAGGTGGCCTGCGGTGTTTTGTCGGGAAATTGGGCCGTGATTTGGTCGCGGCGGACGAATTTCGGCGGCGGCACGACCGTGTCGATCCCTTTTGACCCCGGCAGTTGCGGCCCGGAAAGCGTGGTATTGCTGGCGACGCGGCTCGACTCGCGG
This Pirellulales bacterium DNA region includes the following protein-coding sequences:
- a CDS encoding toxin-antitoxin system YwqK family antitoxin, with protein sequence MADQFLHKSRAAATGVGSSKVVWFFAVALLSIAAMTGCHHAASSPESAAGGDQPSPKASRESSRVASNTTLSGPQLPGSKGIDTVVPPPKFVRRDQITAQFPDKTPQATWEIKLFSDGSKVYDGEHVEYYPHGTKFVQGRYVEGKKQGPWKFWASNGKPVKTENYRDGKLDGAWTLFHDDGSKERDESYQAGKRDGKWVSYDSGGKNQPVKQEEYKDGEYDGTVIEWYSNGNKKLETHYVAGKLDGQQSLWYRDEKPLEVALYKNGMLDGKRTRWKENGEPIDATVFRDGQPVSSTTASGK